The Pseudochaenichthys georgianus chromosome 8, fPseGeo1.2, whole genome shotgun sequence genome has a segment encoding these proteins:
- the LOC117450887 gene encoding uncharacterized protein isoform X3, which translates to METSRNLSQSIHPGPWKETTGLVIEGFPRQLYGNDCGIFMLMYALYTILDAPYDFTITDMPALRKWWCVMLMENFDLGSHGKMFAHWTEKSKALLRGEVPPVFRMRKRKLDDITEKEEQLQPHPADVSVGKDVDKTMEAPTSKIVQDCKKAAEWVVAHKHLCTRVHLPDAVSMGEAQLREAVKLWEEKPDECNEDEMEAILEPFKFRFKHMEDMWTFLNEIRDKRGYLAFCECISV; encoded by the exons ATGGAGACAAGCCG AAACCTTTCACAGTCAATACATCCTGGACCGTGGAAAGAGACGACTGGTTTGGTAATAGAG GGTTTCCCCAGGCAACTGTATGGGAATGACTGTGGCATCTTCATGTTGATG TATGCCCTTTACACCATACTAGATGCACCCTATGATTTCACTATT aCTGACATGCCAGCTTTGCGAAAATGGTGGTGTGTCATGCTAATGGAGAATTTCGACCTCGGAAG TCATGGCAAAATGTTTGCCCACTGGACAGAGAAATCTAAAGCCCTCCTGCGAGGTGAGGTGCCTCCAGTGTTCAGaatgaggaagaggaagttgGATGACATCACGGAG aaAGAGGAGCAACTTCAGCCTCATCCAGCTGATGTCTCAGTTGGGAAAGATGTGGATAAAACAATGGAAGCG CCAACATCTAAGATCGTGCAGGACTGCAAGAAGGCAGCAGAATGGGTGGTGGCACACAAACATTTGTGCACCAGGGTGCATTTGCCCGATGCAGTGAGCATGGGGGAAGCACAACTAAGAGAGGCTGTCAAGCTTTGGGAGGAAAAACCTGACGAATGTAACGAGGATGAGATGGAGGCAATCTTGGAGCCATTCAAGTTTAGGTTTAAACATATGGAAGacatgtggaccttcttaaacgAGATCAGAGACAAAAGAGGGTATCTGGCATTCTGCGAATGCATTTCTGTTTGA
- the LOC117450887 gene encoding uncharacterized protein isoform X1 produces the protein MKEDHIDHFDSDLFRSSYSCVFPSRNLSQSIHPGPWKETTGLVIEGFPRQLYGNDCGIFMLMYALYTILDAPYDFTITDMPALRKWWCVMLMENFDLGSHGKMFAHWTEKSKALLRGEVPPVFRMRKRKLDDITEKEEQLQPHPADVSVGKDVDKTMEAPTSKIVQDCKKAAEWVVAHKHLCTRVHLPDAVSMGEAQLREAVKLWEEKPDECNEDEMEAILEPFKFRFKHMEDMWTFLNEIRDKRGYLAFCECISV, from the exons ATGAAAGAGGACCATATTGATCATTTTGATAGCGACCTGTTTAGATCTTCATACAGCTGTGTTTTTCCTTCTAGAAACCTTTCACAGTCAATACATCCTGGACCGTGGAAAGAGACGACTGGTTTGGTAATAGAG GGTTTCCCCAGGCAACTGTATGGGAATGACTGTGGCATCTTCATGTTGATG TATGCCCTTTACACCATACTAGATGCACCCTATGATTTCACTATT aCTGACATGCCAGCTTTGCGAAAATGGTGGTGTGTCATGCTAATGGAGAATTTCGACCTCGGAAG TCATGGCAAAATGTTTGCCCACTGGACAGAGAAATCTAAAGCCCTCCTGCGAGGTGAGGTGCCTCCAGTGTTCAGaatgaggaagaggaagttgGATGACATCACGGAG aaAGAGGAGCAACTTCAGCCTCATCCAGCTGATGTCTCAGTTGGGAAAGATGTGGATAAAACAATGGAAGCG CCAACATCTAAGATCGTGCAGGACTGCAAGAAGGCAGCAGAATGGGTGGTGGCACACAAACATTTGTGCACCAGGGTGCATTTGCCCGATGCAGTGAGCATGGGGGAAGCACAACTAAGAGAGGCTGTCAAGCTTTGGGAGGAAAAACCTGACGAATGTAACGAGGATGAGATGGAGGCAATCTTGGAGCCATTCAAGTTTAGGTTTAAACATATGGAAGacatgtggaccttcttaaacgAGATCAGAGACAAAAGAGGGTATCTGGCATTCTGCGAATGCATTTCTGTTTGA
- the LOC117450887 gene encoding uncharacterized protein isoform X2: protein MKEDHIDHFDSDLFRSSYSCVFPSRNLSQSIHPGPWKETTGLVIEGFPRQLYGNDCGIFMLMTDMPALRKWWCVMLMENFDLGSHGKMFAHWTEKSKALLRGEVPPVFRMRKRKLDDITEKEEQLQPHPADVSVGKDVDKTMEAPTSKIVQDCKKAAEWVVAHKHLCTRVHLPDAVSMGEAQLREAVKLWEEKPDECNEDEMEAILEPFKFRFKHMEDMWTFLNEIRDKRGYLAFCECISV, encoded by the exons ATGAAAGAGGACCATATTGATCATTTTGATAGCGACCTGTTTAGATCTTCATACAGCTGTGTTTTTCCTTCTAGAAACCTTTCACAGTCAATACATCCTGGACCGTGGAAAGAGACGACTGGTTTGGTAATAGAG GGTTTCCCCAGGCAACTGTATGGGAATGACTGTGGCATCTTCATGTTGATG aCTGACATGCCAGCTTTGCGAAAATGGTGGTGTGTCATGCTAATGGAGAATTTCGACCTCGGAAG TCATGGCAAAATGTTTGCCCACTGGACAGAGAAATCTAAAGCCCTCCTGCGAGGTGAGGTGCCTCCAGTGTTCAGaatgaggaagaggaagttgGATGACATCACGGAG aaAGAGGAGCAACTTCAGCCTCATCCAGCTGATGTCTCAGTTGGGAAAGATGTGGATAAAACAATGGAAGCG CCAACATCTAAGATCGTGCAGGACTGCAAGAAGGCAGCAGAATGGGTGGTGGCACACAAACATTTGTGCACCAGGGTGCATTTGCCCGATGCAGTGAGCATGGGGGAAGCACAACTAAGAGAGGCTGTCAAGCTTTGGGAGGAAAAACCTGACGAATGTAACGAGGATGAGATGGAGGCAATCTTGGAGCCATTCAAGTTTAGGTTTAAACATATGGAAGacatgtggaccttcttaaacgAGATCAGAGACAAAAGAGGGTATCTGGCATTCTGCGAATGCATTTCTGTTTGA
- the LOC117450887 gene encoding uncharacterized protein isoform X4, giving the protein MLMYALYTILDAPYDFTITDMPALRKWWCVMLMENFDLGSHGKMFAHWTEKSKALLRGEVPPVFRMRKRKLDDITEKEEQLQPHPADVSVGKDVDKTMEAPTSKIVQDCKKAAEWVVAHKHLCTRVHLPDAVSMGEAQLREAVKLWEEKPDECNEDEMEAILEPFKFRFKHMEDMWTFLNEIRDKRGYLAFCECISV; this is encoded by the exons ATGTTGATG TATGCCCTTTACACCATACTAGATGCACCCTATGATTTCACTATT aCTGACATGCCAGCTTTGCGAAAATGGTGGTGTGTCATGCTAATGGAGAATTTCGACCTCGGAAG TCATGGCAAAATGTTTGCCCACTGGACAGAGAAATCTAAAGCCCTCCTGCGAGGTGAGGTGCCTCCAGTGTTCAGaatgaggaagaggaagttgGATGACATCACGGAG aaAGAGGAGCAACTTCAGCCTCATCCAGCTGATGTCTCAGTTGGGAAAGATGTGGATAAAACAATGGAAGCG CCAACATCTAAGATCGTGCAGGACTGCAAGAAGGCAGCAGAATGGGTGGTGGCACACAAACATTTGTGCACCAGGGTGCATTTGCCCGATGCAGTGAGCATGGGGGAAGCACAACTAAGAGAGGCTGTCAAGCTTTGGGAGGAAAAACCTGACGAATGTAACGAGGATGAGATGGAGGCAATCTTGGAGCCATTCAAGTTTAGGTTTAAACATATGGAAGacatgtggaccttcttaaacgAGATCAGAGACAAAAGAGGGTATCTGGCATTCTGCGAATGCATTTCTGTTTGA
- the LOC117450886 gene encoding tubulin alpha chain yields the protein MRECISMHVGQAGVQMGNACWELYCLEHGIQPDGQMPSDKTIGGGDDSFNTFFSETGAGKHVPRAVFVDLEPTVIDEVRTGTYRQLFHPEQLITGKEDAANNYARGHYTVGKEIIDLVLDRTRKLADQCTGLQGFLIFHSFGGGTGSGFTSLLMERLSVDYGKKSKLEFAVYPAPQVSTAVVEPYNSILTTHTTLEHSDCAFMVDNEAIYDICRRNLDIERPTYTNLNRLIGQIVSSITASLRFDGALNVDLTEFQTNLVPYPRIHFPLATYAPVISAEKAYHEQLSVADITNACFEPANQLVKCDPRHGKYMACCLLYRGDVVPKDVNSAIATIKTKRTIQFVDWCPTGFKVGINYQPPTVVPGGDLAKVQRAVCMLSNTTAIAEAWARLDHKFDLMYAKRAFVHWYVGEGMEEGEFSEAREDMAALEKDYEEVGTDTVGDEGEEGEEY from the exons ATG CGTGAGTGTATCTCTATGCATGTCGGCCAGGCCGGAGTCCAGATGGGCAATGCCTGCTGGGAGCTCTACTGCCTGGAGCACGGCATCCAGCCTGACGGTCAGATGCCGAGTGACAAGACCATCGGAGGAGGAGACGACTCCTTCAACACCTTCTTCAGCGAGACTGGAGCCGGCAAACACGTCCCCAGAGCCGTCTTTGTGGACCTGGAGCCCACTGTAATCG ATGAAGTCCGTACAGGAACCTACCGCCAGCTCTTCCACCCCGAGCAGCTGATCACCGGTAAGGAGGACGCAGCCAACAACTACGCCCGCGGTCACTACACCGTCGGCAAGGAGATCATCGACCTGGTGCTTGACAGGACTCGCAAACTG GCTGACCAGTGCACAGGGCTCCAGGGTTTCCTGATCTTCCACTCCTTTGGAGGAGGAACCGGCTCTGGCTTCACCTCCTTGCTGATGGAGCGTCTCTCTGTCGACTACGGCAAGAAGTCCAAGCTTGAGTTTGCGGTTTACCCCGCCCCCCAGGTGTCCACCGCTGTGGTGGAGCCCTACAACTCCATCCTGACCACCCACACCACCCTGGAGCACTCCGACTGTGCCTTCATGGTGGACAATGAGGCCATCTACGACATCTGCCGCAGGAACCTGGACATCGAGCGCCCTACCTACACCAACCTCAACAGGCTGATTGGACAGATCGTCTCCTCCATCACCGCCTCCCTGCGCTTCGATGGTGCCTTGAATGTGGATCTGACTGAGTTCCAGACCAACTTGGTGCCCTACCCTCGTATCCACTTCCCTCTGGCCACCTACGCCCCAGTTATCTCCGCAGAGAAGGCCTACCACGAGCAGCTGTCGGTGGCTGACATCACCAACGCCTGTTTCGAGCCGGCCAACCAGTTGGTGAAATGCGACCCCCGCCACGGCAAGTACATGGCCTGCTGCCTCCTGTACCGTGGTGATGTGGTGCCCAAAGATGTCAACTCTGCCATCGCCACCATCAAAACCAAGCGCACCATCCAGTTTGTGGACTGGTGTCCCACTGGCTTCAAGGTGGGTATCAACTACCAGCCCCCTACCGTGGTTCCTGGAGGAGACCTGGCCAAGGTGCAGAGGGCCGTGTGCATGCTGAGCAACACCACCGCCATCGCAGAGGCCTGGGCTCGCCTGGACCACAAGTTCGACCTGATGTACGCCAAGAGGGCCTTCGTCCACTGGTACGTTGGAGAGGGGATGGAGGAGGGAGAGTTCTCTGAGGCCAGAGAGGATATGGCCGCCCTGGAGAAGGATTATGAGGAGGTGGGCACCGACACCGTGGGGGACGAAGGAGAAGAAGGGGAGGAGTACTAA